A genomic window from Candidatus Acidiferrales bacterium includes:
- the purL gene encoding phosphoribosylformylglycinamidine synthase subunit PurL: MIETEVKVNAAVAAQHGLTAEEYARIKKILGREPTFTELGIFSVMWSEHCSYKSSRVHLKRLPTEGPQVLQGPGENAGVVEVGDGWVAVFKIESHNHPSFVEPFQGAATGVGGILRDIFTMGARPIAVLDSLRFGPIRASEVQGDEALARRNRRLLEGVVGGIAFYGNCFGVPTCGGEIAFEPAYSGNPLVNVLALGIARREQIFYARARGAGNPVIYVGAKTGRDGIHGASLLASAEFSEESQQKRPNVQVGDPFMEKLLLEACLEAMRTGAVVGIQDMGAAGLTCSTCEMGARGGTGVEIDLQHVPQRETGMTPYEIMLSESQERMLLVGEKGREKEVFAIFQKWGLDAATIGQVTGDGMLRVRNHGQVVAEIPCGALAKDCPLYERPLETPARAEGPLYDFLPEGSDLTENFLHLLASPSIASKRTVFEQYDHMVRTNTVVGPGAGDAAVLRLKGTQRGLALSVDGNGRHCWLHPKRGAQLAVAEACRNVVCCGARPIAATNCLNFGNPEKPVIMGQFREVIDGMAEACRALGTPVTGGNVSFYNETLGQPIYPTPVIGILGVIEDISCAMGMGFREIGDWIILLETGSGGAPGPLEQLRRNFSSSEYAKVVAGITAGEPPTIDLDAERKLYEAVLEILRRRLANSAHDVSDGGLAVTLAESCFASPAADLGADITFDGAEPAEFAFFDESPSRIVISAPENHLAEVLSIAAEYGVSTRAMGRTIPAQLIVRRNGRVVLASEVSRLRHEWSSALEGLLQVR; the protein is encoded by the coding sequence ATGATTGAAACCGAAGTAAAAGTCAACGCGGCGGTGGCCGCGCAGCACGGGCTGACCGCCGAAGAATACGCCCGGATCAAGAAAATCCTCGGCCGGGAGCCGACGTTCACCGAGCTCGGCATCTTCAGCGTGATGTGGAGCGAGCACTGCTCTTACAAGAGTTCGCGGGTGCACTTGAAGCGGCTGCCCACCGAAGGCCCGCAGGTGTTGCAAGGCCCGGGAGAAAACGCCGGCGTGGTGGAGGTGGGCGACGGCTGGGTGGCGGTTTTCAAAATCGAATCGCACAACCATCCCAGTTTTGTCGAACCGTTTCAGGGAGCGGCCACCGGCGTGGGCGGCATCTTGCGCGATATTTTCACGATGGGGGCGCGGCCGATTGCCGTGCTGGATTCGCTGCGCTTCGGGCCCATCCGCGCGTCGGAAGTCCAAGGAGACGAGGCGCTGGCGCGGCGCAATCGCCGGCTGCTGGAAGGGGTGGTGGGCGGGATCGCGTTTTACGGCAACTGCTTCGGCGTGCCGACCTGCGGCGGCGAAATCGCCTTCGAGCCCGCCTACAGCGGGAACCCGCTGGTCAACGTGCTGGCGCTCGGCATCGCCCGCCGCGAGCAAATCTTTTACGCCCGCGCTCGCGGCGCCGGCAACCCGGTGATCTACGTCGGCGCCAAGACGGGCCGCGACGGCATCCACGGCGCATCGTTACTCGCTTCCGCTGAATTCAGCGAAGAATCCCAGCAGAAGCGCCCCAACGTCCAGGTGGGCGATCCCTTCATGGAAAAATTGCTGCTCGAAGCCTGCCTAGAGGCGATGCGGACCGGAGCAGTCGTCGGGATTCAGGATATGGGCGCGGCCGGGCTTACTTGTTCGACTTGCGAGATGGGCGCGCGCGGCGGAACCGGCGTGGAGATTGACCTTCAGCATGTGCCGCAGCGTGAAACCGGGATGACGCCCTACGAAATCATGCTGAGCGAATCGCAGGAGCGCATGCTGCTGGTTGGGGAAAAAGGCCGCGAAAAAGAGGTTTTTGCCATTTTCCAAAAATGGGGTCTGGACGCGGCCACCATCGGGCAGGTGACCGGCGACGGCATGCTCCGCGTGCGGAACCACGGCCAGGTAGTCGCCGAGATTCCCTGTGGCGCGCTGGCGAAGGATTGCCCCCTCTACGAGCGGCCGCTCGAGACTCCGGCGCGCGCCGAGGGCCCGCTCTACGATTTTCTTCCCGAGGGAAGCGACCTGACCGAAAATTTTCTTCACTTGCTGGCCTCGCCGTCCATTGCTTCCAAGCGAACCGTTTTTGAACAGTACGACCACATGGTGCGGACGAATACCGTCGTCGGACCGGGCGCGGGCGATGCGGCGGTGCTGCGTCTCAAAGGAACCCAACGCGGGCTCGCATTGAGCGTGGACGGCAACGGCCGCCATTGCTGGCTCCATCCCAAACGCGGCGCGCAGCTCGCCGTCGCCGAGGCTTGCCGGAACGTCGTTTGTTGCGGAGCGAGACCCATTGCCGCGACAAACTGCTTGAATTTCGGCAATCCCGAAAAACCGGTCATTATGGGCCAGTTCCGCGAGGTGATTGACGGCATGGCGGAAGCATGCCGCGCCCTGGGAACGCCGGTAACGGGGGGCAACGTCAGTTTCTACAATGAGACCCTCGGCCAACCCATCTATCCGACTCCGGTGATTGGGATCCTCGGCGTCATCGAAGATATTTCTTGCGCCATGGGAATGGGGTTTCGGGAGATCGGCGACTGGATCATCTTGCTGGAAACCGGCTCTGGCGGCGCGCCGGGCCCGCTTGAACAACTGCGCCGAAATTTTTCGTCGAGCGAATATGCCAAGGTCGTTGCCGGCATCACGGCAGGCGAACCTCCGACCATTGATCTTGACGCTGAAAGAAAACTTTACGAGGCCGTTCTCGAAATTCTCAGGCGGCGCCTGGCGAACAGCGCCCACGACGTTTCCGACGGCGGCCTTGCCGTGACGCTTGCTGAGAGTTGCTTCGCCAGCCCGGCGGCTGACCTCGGGGCGGACATCACGTTCGATGGCGCCGAGCCGGCAGAGTTTGCGTTTTTTGACGAGAGCCCTTCGCGGATTGTGATTTCCGCGCCGGAGAATCACCTTGCCGAGGTGTTAAGCATTGCGGCAGAATATGGTGTATCGACCCGGGCGATGGGAAGGACCATTCCAGCGCAATTGATTGTGCGGCGCAACGGTCGAGTCGTTCTCGCAAGCGAGGTCAGCCGACTTCGCCACGAGTGGTCGAGTGCCCTCGAGGGGCTTTTGCAAGTCAGGTAG
- the purF gene encoding amidophosphoribosyltransferase yields MHETPWPPDDKFREECGVFGIYGHREASKLTYLGLYALQHRGQESAGIVSADGGRFHAERRMGLVADVFSSEALKRLPGRTAIGHTRYSTAGDTSLANAQPILIDCNKGLLALAHNGNLVNANVLRAELEAAGSIFQTTSDTEVIVHLVAHSRATQLTEALADALNQVVGAYSLVLLTPHELYAIRDPRGFRPLCLGKLGSSYVVGSETCALDLIGARYLREIEPGEMLRLHPEGAESIRFATPTPHQYCIFEHVYFSRPDSVVFGRSVQQSREMLGRLLAREHPAVADLVVPVPDSGMPAAIGYAHESGIPFEMGLIRNHYIGRTFIEPEQSIRDFGVKLKLNPVRDLLMGKRIILVDDSIVRGTTSRKLVRMVREAGAVEVHMRVSCPPTISPCYYGVDTPTKRELIAASHSVEEIRDFIGADSLGYLSLESLRQAVSDSEGRFCTSCYTGRYPTEWIPVEALTREENRS; encoded by the coding sequence ATGCACGAAACACCCTGGCCACCCGATGACAAATTCCGCGAAGAATGCGGTGTTTTTGGCATCTATGGCCACCGCGAAGCCTCCAAGCTCACCTACCTGGGGCTCTATGCCCTCCAGCACCGCGGACAGGAGAGCGCCGGGATCGTTTCGGCGGACGGCGGGCGATTTCACGCCGAGCGCCGGATGGGTCTGGTGGCCGATGTCTTTTCCTCGGAGGCGCTAAAGCGGCTGCCGGGCCGCACCGCCATCGGCCATACACGGTATTCCACCGCCGGCGACACCAGTCTGGCCAACGCTCAGCCGATCTTGATTGATTGCAACAAGGGGCTGCTGGCGCTCGCGCACAACGGAAATCTGGTCAACGCCAACGTTTTGCGCGCCGAGCTGGAGGCAGCCGGGTCGATTTTTCAAACGACCAGCGACACCGAGGTGATCGTTCACCTCGTGGCCCACTCCCGCGCCACCCAGTTGACCGAGGCGCTGGCCGATGCCTTGAATCAGGTGGTCGGCGCCTATTCGCTTGTGCTGCTCACGCCGCATGAGCTTTATGCCATCCGCGATCCGCGCGGTTTTCGGCCGTTGTGCCTCGGAAAGCTTGGCTCGTCCTACGTGGTCGGCTCGGAAACCTGCGCCCTGGACCTGATCGGCGCCCGTTACCTCCGGGAGATTGAGCCGGGGGAGATGCTGCGGCTTCACCCCGAGGGCGCTGAATCCATCCGGTTTGCGACGCCCACCCCTCACCAGTACTGCATCTTCGAGCACGTTTATTTCTCGCGCCCGGACAGCGTGGTCTTCGGCCGGTCGGTGCAGCAGAGCCGTGAAATGCTTGGCCGCTTGCTGGCCCGCGAGCATCCGGCCGTAGCCGACCTGGTTGTGCCGGTGCCCGATTCGGGCATGCCGGCAGCAATTGGCTACGCGCATGAATCGGGAATTCCTTTTGAGATGGGCCTGATCCGGAATCATTACATTGGCCGGACCTTTATTGAGCCGGAGCAGTCCATCCGCGATTTCGGCGTGAAGCTGAAACTTAACCCGGTGCGCGACCTGCTCATGGGAAAGCGGATCATCCTGGTGGACGATTCCATCGTCCGCGGAACCACCAGCCGAAAACTTGTCCGCATGGTCCGTGAAGCGGGAGCGGTTGAGGTTCACATGCGGGTCAGTTGTCCGCCGACGATCTCGCCCTGCTACTACGGGGTGGACACGCCCACCAAACGTGAATTGATCGCCGCCAGCCACTCGGTGGAAGAAATCCGGGACTTCATCGGGGCCGATTCGCTCGGCTACCTCTCTCTGGAATCGCTTCGGCAAGCGGTCTCGGATAGCGAGGGACGCTTCTGCACCTCTTGCTATACGGGACGCTATCCCACGGAGTGGATTCCCGTCGAGGCCCTGACGCGCGAAGAAAACAGAAGCTAG
- the purM gene encoding phosphoribosylformylglycinamidine cyclo-ligase, with protein MANPSIRYSDAGVDIDRAERAKSKIRTLARRTFTPGVLSEIGTFGSLFALDKKRWRDPVLVASADGVGTKLKVAFAMGVHSTVGSDLVNHCVNDILTQGATPLFFLDYLAMGKVVPEVVEQILDGISRACKLADCALVGGETAEMPGFYQPGEYDLAGFIVGVVERKRILTGKQVQPGDLLLALPSSGLHTNGYSLARKLLFEIAALKLDSYVAEVGNKIGAELLKPHRCYLPALKEVVARELASGLCHITGGGLTDNLPRVLGKNLCAVIELGSWPVLPLFSYLQRLGNVTQDEMLRTFNCGVGMVVVVPPANLKAVEKELKRRREKCFPIGRIEPLDAARGKRGKTGVVYHGSFA; from the coding sequence ATGGCTAACCCGTCAATCCGCTACTCCGATGCGGGCGTGGACATTGACCGCGCCGAACGGGCAAAGTCGAAAATCCGAACGCTCGCCCGGCGCACGTTCACGCCCGGCGTGCTGAGCGAAATCGGCACCTTTGGTTCGCTCTTTGCCCTGGACAAGAAGCGCTGGCGCGACCCGGTGCTGGTGGCGAGCGCCGATGGCGTCGGCACCAAGTTGAAGGTGGCCTTCGCCATGGGCGTTCATTCCACTGTCGGCAGCGACCTGGTCAACCACTGCGTGAACGACATCCTCACCCAGGGCGCCACTCCGCTGTTCTTTCTGGATTATCTGGCTATGGGCAAGGTGGTGCCCGAGGTCGTCGAACAAATCCTGGATGGCATCAGCCGGGCCTGCAAGCTCGCCGACTGCGCCCTGGTGGGCGGCGAAACGGCCGAGATGCCGGGTTTCTATCAACCGGGCGAATACGATCTGGCGGGATTCATCGTGGGCGTGGTGGAGCGCAAACGCATCTTGACCGGGAAACAGGTCCAACCCGGCGACCTCCTCCTTGCCCTGCCCTCCTCGGGACTTCATACGAACGGCTATTCCCTGGCGCGCAAGCTCCTGTTCGAGATCGCCGCGCTGAAACTGGATAGCTATGTCGCTGAAGTGGGAAACAAAATCGGCGCGGAGCTTCTCAAGCCGCACCGGTGCTACCTGCCGGCCTTGAAGGAAGTCGTCGCCCGGGAACTGGCGAGCGGCCTGTGCCACATCACCGGCGGCGGCCTCACGGATAACCTTCCGCGGGTGCTCGGCAAAAATCTGTGCGCGGTGATTGAACTGGGAAGCTGGCCGGTGTTGCCCCTTTTTTCTTATCTGCAGCGGCTCGGGAACGTAACCCAGGACGAGATGTTGCGCACGTTCAATTGCGGCGTGGGCATGGTGGTGGTGGTGCCGCCGGCTAACCTCAAGGCAGTGGAAAAGGAACTGAAGCGGCGGCGGGAAAAGTGTTTTCCCATCGGCCGCATCGAACCCCTCGACGCCGCTCGGGGCAAGCGCGGCAAGACCGGAGTCGTCTACCACGGGAGCTTTGCGTGA
- the purN gene encoding phosphoribosylglycinamide formyltransferase, with the protein MNKRIGILLSGRGSNFEAIADNVASGRIPKAEIAIVLSNREHAPGIEKARQRGLETAVIPSKGLERKQYDRQVVAVLEEKKVDLVCLAGFMRLLSPYFISRFPHRILNIHPALLPAFPGLEAQRQALEHGVKVTGCSVHFVDENLDAGPIIVQAVVPVENDDTVETLSARILKEEHRIYSEAIRIVLEERFRIEGRRVLTW; encoded by the coding sequence GTGAACAAGCGCATCGGCATCCTGCTGTCGGGCCGCGGTTCGAACTTCGAAGCGATTGCCGACAACGTCGCCTCCGGAAGAATTCCCAAGGCGGAGATTGCCATCGTCCTGAGCAACCGGGAGCATGCGCCCGGAATTGAAAAAGCTCGCCAGAGGGGCCTCGAGACCGCCGTCATCCCTTCCAAGGGCCTGGAGCGCAAGCAGTACGACCGGCAGGTGGTGGCGGTGCTCGAGGAGAAAAAGGTGGATCTGGTCTGTCTCGCCGGATTCATGCGCTTGCTCTCTCCCTATTTCATCAGCCGCTTTCCCCATCGCATCCTGAACATCCATCCGGCGCTGCTGCCGGCTTTTCCCGGCCTTGAAGCGCAGCGCCAGGCGCTCGAACACGGCGTCAAGGTCACCGGCTGCTCCGTCCATTTCGTGGATGAAAACCTTGACGCCGGGCCGATCATCGTGCAGGCGGTTGTGCCGGTGGAAAACGACGATACCGTGGAGACGCTCTCGGCGCGCATCCTCAAAGAAGAACACCGCATTTATTCAGAAGCAATCCGAATCGTGTTGGAAGAACGATTTCGCATTGAAGGCCGCCGGGTTTTGACCTGGTGA